The Chanos chanos chromosome 6, fChaCha1.1, whole genome shotgun sequence genome includes a region encoding these proteins:
- the LOC115815446 gene encoding actin-associated protein FAM107A, producing MAKLPGFATSDLGPLEGQEERWEREEEEDLDHAQLLREHADESYEELIRPKKLLIPAKTSRSHRELHRELLITHKRGAGVEEKPELQRVLEQRSRAQALKQEREEEESRRRPTPLEQELLKRHQRLEQFEREQQDARERTEKAPEFIRVKESLKRTAVTLTAEKQV from the exons ATGGCTAAACTACCAGGGTTTGCCA cgtctGATCTGGGCCCACTGGAGGGTCaggaggagagatgggagagagaggaagaggaggatttGGACCATGCCCAGCTGTTGCGAGAACATGCAGACGAAAGCTACGAGGAGCTCATCAGACCCAAGAAGCTTTTGATCCCCGCCAAAACGTCCAGGAGCCACAGAGAGCTTCACAGAGAGCTGCTCATTACTCACAAGAG GGGAGCAGGTGTGGAGGAGAAGCCAGAGCTGCAGCGTGTTTTGGAGCAGAGGAGTCGAGCTCAGGCCCtcaagcaggagagagaggaggaggagagcagaagGAGGCCTACTCCTCTGGAACAGGAGCTCCTGAAGAGACACCAGAGACTGGAACAG TttgagagagagcagcaggacgcgcgagagaggacagagaaagctCCGGAGTTTATCCGCGTCAAAGAGAGCCTGAAGAGGACTGCCGTCACGCTCACGGCGGAGAAACAGGTTTAA
- the camk1a gene encoding calcium/calmodulin-dependent protein kinase type 1 isoform X2, with product MPLGEDGNGWKKKTSDIKENYDFKEVLGTGAFSEVVLAEERKTQRLVAVKCIPKKALQGKENSIENEIAVLHRIKHENIVSLEDIFESQSHLYLVMQLVSGGELFDRIVEKGFYTERDASKLIRQILDAVKYLHDMGIVHRDLKPENLLYSTMDEDSNIMISDFGLSKIEDSESVMSTACGTPGYVAPEVLAQKPYSKAVDCWSIGVISYILLCGYPPFYDENDAKLFEQILRADYEFDSPYWDDISESAKDFIRHLMEKDPSKRYTCEQALQHPWISGDTALDKNIHESVSAQIKKNFAKSKWKQAFNATAVVRHMRRLQLGTSVEAPSPITPTSPSNSHLLLPTSHPEEGEDEGEEEDEPQGEDSRRGSADRDSLRSCGYCCRPASRI from the exons ATGCCCCTGGGAGAGGATGGAAATGGATGGAAGAAAAAAACGTCCGATATCAAGGAAAACTACGACTTCAAGGAAGTCCTGGGGAC GGGAGCGTTCTCGGAGGTGGTGTTggctgaggagagaaagacacagcgTCTAGTGGCAGTCAAATGCATTCCTAAGAAAGCCCTGCAAGGCAAGGAGAACAGCATAGAGAACGAGATCGCCGTGTTGCACAG AATAAAACATGAGAACATTGTTTCACTGGAAGACATCTTTGAGAGTCAGTCACATTTATACCTGGTCATGCAGCT tgtttcagGTGGAGAGTTGTTTGACAGAATCGTGGAAAAGGGATTCTACACGGAGAGAGATGCCAGTAAACTGATCAGACAGATTCTGGATGCAGTGAAGTACCTTCATGACATGGGGATCGTGCACAGAGATCTAAAG ccagAGAATCTTTTGTACTCCACTATGGATGAAGACTCTAATATAATGATCAGCGATTTCGGTCTGTCAAAGATCGAGGACTCAGAGAGCGTAATGTCTACAGCCTGTGGAACACCTGGCTACGTTG ctcctgaAGTCTTGGCGCAGAAACCGTACAGTAAAGCCGTGGACTGTTGGTCTATAGGAGTCATTTCTTACATTCT GTTATGTGGCTATCCACCCTTTTACGACGAAAACGACGCCAAGCTGTTTGAGCAGATCCTAAGGGCCGACTATGAGTTTGACTCCCCGTACTGGGATGATATCTCTGAATcag CTAAAGATTTCATCCGTCACCTGATGGAGAAAGACCCCTCAAAGAGATACACCTGTGAACAGGCACTGCAGCATCCCTG GATCTCTGGAGACACAGCACTTGataaaaatattcatgaatCCGTGAGTGCTCAGATCAAGAAGAACTTTGCCAAAAGTAAATGGAAG caagctTTTAACGCCACGGCCGTGGTGCGGCACATGAGACGCCTGCAGCTGGGCACCAGTGTGGAGGCTCCCAGTCCCATCACCCCTACAAGCCCCTCTAACAGCCACCTGCTCCTGCCAACCAGCCACCCAGAGGAAGGGGAGGacgagggagaggaggaggatg AGCCCCAGGGGGAGGACAGTCGCCGTGGTAGCGCAGATCGGGACAGCCTGAGGAGCTGCGGATACTGCTGTCGACCAGCCAGCCGGATCTGA
- the camk1a gene encoding calcium/calmodulin-dependent protein kinase type 1 isoform X1, with product MPLGEDGNGWKKKTSDIKENYDFKEVLGTGAFSEVVLAEERKTQRLVAVKCIPKKALQGKENSIENEIAVLHRIKHENIVSLEDIFESQSHLYLVMQLVSGGELFDRIVEKGFYTERDASKLIRQILDAVKYLHDMGIVHRDLKPENLLYSTMDEDSNIMISDFGLSKIEDSESVMSTACGTPGYVAPEVLAQKPYSKAVDCWSIGVISYILLCGYPPFYDENDAKLFEQILRADYEFDSPYWDDISESAKDFIRHLMEKDPSKRYTCEQALQHPWISGDTALDKNIHESVSAQIKKNFAKSKWKQAFNATAVVRHMRRLQLGTSVEAPSPITPTSPSNSHLLLPTSHPEEGEDEGEEEDGKEPQGEDSRRGSADRDSLRSCGYCCRPASRI from the exons ATGCCCCTGGGAGAGGATGGAAATGGATGGAAGAAAAAAACGTCCGATATCAAGGAAAACTACGACTTCAAGGAAGTCCTGGGGAC GGGAGCGTTCTCGGAGGTGGTGTTggctgaggagagaaagacacagcgTCTAGTGGCAGTCAAATGCATTCCTAAGAAAGCCCTGCAAGGCAAGGAGAACAGCATAGAGAACGAGATCGCCGTGTTGCACAG AATAAAACATGAGAACATTGTTTCACTGGAAGACATCTTTGAGAGTCAGTCACATTTATACCTGGTCATGCAGCT tgtttcagGTGGAGAGTTGTTTGACAGAATCGTGGAAAAGGGATTCTACACGGAGAGAGATGCCAGTAAACTGATCAGACAGATTCTGGATGCAGTGAAGTACCTTCATGACATGGGGATCGTGCACAGAGATCTAAAG ccagAGAATCTTTTGTACTCCACTATGGATGAAGACTCTAATATAATGATCAGCGATTTCGGTCTGTCAAAGATCGAGGACTCAGAGAGCGTAATGTCTACAGCCTGTGGAACACCTGGCTACGTTG ctcctgaAGTCTTGGCGCAGAAACCGTACAGTAAAGCCGTGGACTGTTGGTCTATAGGAGTCATTTCTTACATTCT GTTATGTGGCTATCCACCCTTTTACGACGAAAACGACGCCAAGCTGTTTGAGCAGATCCTAAGGGCCGACTATGAGTTTGACTCCCCGTACTGGGATGATATCTCTGAATcag CTAAAGATTTCATCCGTCACCTGATGGAGAAAGACCCCTCAAAGAGATACACCTGTGAACAGGCACTGCAGCATCCCTG GATCTCTGGAGACACAGCACTTGataaaaatattcatgaatCCGTGAGTGCTCAGATCAAGAAGAACTTTGCCAAAAGTAAATGGAAG caagctTTTAACGCCACGGCCGTGGTGCGGCACATGAGACGCCTGCAGCTGGGCACCAGTGTGGAGGCTCCCAGTCCCATCACCCCTACAAGCCCCTCTAACAGCCACCTGCTCCTGCCAACCAGCCACCCAGAGGAAGGGGAGGacgagggagaggaggaggatggtaAGG AGCCCCAGGGGGAGGACAGTCGCCGTGGTAGCGCAGATCGGGACAGCCTGAGGAGCTGCGGATACTGCTGTCGACCAGCCAGCCGGATCTGA